Proteins encoded in a region of the Pseudopipra pipra isolate bDixPip1 chromosome 18, bDixPip1.hap1, whole genome shotgun sequence genome:
- the POP5 gene encoding ribonuclease P/MRP protein subunit POP5, translated as MVRFKNRYVLCEVLSDDPRCRQCIEDRAVGLAVRDAIGRVHGDYGLACCSISFTVKYLNAYTGTVLLRCRKDSYRLLCSALPFVRYLESRAQRYPCALNTLHVGGTIRTCQKFLIQYNRRQLLMLLQNCTNEEERQCIRKSLLSCSLTEEQSQSGDEEDDDGTETD; from the exons ATGGTTCGGTTCAAGAACAG GTACGTGCTGTGCGAGGTGCTCTCGGATGACCCGCGCTGCCGCCAGTGCATCGAGGACCGCGCCGTGGGCCTCGCCGTCAGGGACGCCATCGGACGGGTGCACGGCGACTACGGCCTGGCCTGCTGCTCCATCTCCTTCACAG TGAAGTACCTGAACGCCTACACCGGGACGGTGCTGCTGCGGTGCCGCAAGGACTCGTACCGGCTGCTGTGCTCCGCGCTGCCCTTCGTGCGCTACCTGGAGAGCCGCGCCCAGCGCTACCCCTGCGCCCTCAACACCCTGCACGTCGGAG GTACCATAAGAACATGTCAGAAATTTCTGATTCAGTATAACAGAAGACAGCTGCTGATGTTGTTGCAAAACTGTACAAATGAAG AGGAAAGACAGTGTATACGGAAGTCGTTGTTGAGCTGTTCCCTTACAGAAGAGCAGTCTCAGAGTGGAGATGAGGAGGATGATGACGGCACAGAGACAGACTGA